The DNA region TTTGAGGAACAAGAGCAATCAACAAGACAGACTCACCTGTTGAGGGCAGTCTACGACACACCTTTTTGTACCCAATCCAACTTCCTCACTGTGTGAAAGACTCCATCGTAATCATTTTGAATTTGAATCAGTAGGACTCAATTGTTTTCAAATGAGACGGTCAAACACACAAAGCATTGTGCAGGATGACGTGTAGCTTTTTAATTACACATTTCCCAGAGATAGGGAGAGTCCCCCTGTTGCGCAATCTCTCAGATAGTCACTGCGATTACTTCACTGAGATGAATAGTGTGCATTGTGCCTCTATATGGGGCAAACCGTGCCAGCGACCAACAGTATGATAACACCTCCCTGGGATAAATGTTTTGATAAGAACTTGTTTTGATCAGGTTCCACATTCCCCAGATACATGCCCCTATCAAGTGACAGAATAGCAGGTATTATGCATGTGTACACAGCCTCATCTCTTTTGTATTTTATCTGTGATGGGTCTCACTGCACATTTGTTTATATAGCCTTGTCATGGATGTTTTGAAAACCTTTTAGAATGATAATGAAGATTACACCGGCCACTTTAGTGGTGAAATGGTTTATTGTGCTTATCAGATCTAAAAGTGAAATAAGAGATTTGAATATAGCTTGAAAATAAACGCAAGTAGGCAGTGTGTTATTATAACTCAATAAATATTTGGAATTGATATGGGGAAAttgaaaaacacacatacacataactAAACAGACTTATCAATGGTGGCCATCATCAGTGTTATGGTTTTATGGTCAATTTAAATTACAATCCCAGTGCACGTCATGAACAGGAGCGGCGATTCTATGATCTTCTCGATAAGATCAATAAATGTTATGGTAATGTTGAGACTTCCAGATAACACAAGGTCATAATAAAGCCATCTCAAAGCCCTAGAAGCATGACTGGTGTTTGGTTAGTATTTTACTCATGTATAATTTACCACTCCTAGGACATGCCAGTGGGATGTGCGAGTGTGTGGTTAGCCTAATTATGAGTGGCTCTGCAGAGACACTGATTCCAGGAACCCCAGCAAACACGCTTTAGCTCATGCTGGAGCTTTATGATGACAATACAGGAATTGGCAGTCATTTAATAGGAGCATGGGCTACTTCTTGATGTAAAATACATATGTGTGTTTGTCAGTCTGCCAACTTCCATGCACAACTGGGGGTTGGGTGCTACATTTGCAGTGGATATGGTGAATTACCCCCATACAATGTAAAGAGCTTAAAGACCTGGGTGAAATCACTTCTGATACTGTGTAAACATCCATCCTTAACCAtcatagtgtactgtatatgcCCGTGACATGAAAGGTTGCAGAGGGCACTTTGCATGGTTACAAATCAAATGCTTCCCTTTGCCACCCTTTGATCCAAATCACTGGGATGTCAACATGGGAATCTGTCTGCTAGGCTGGGGCAGAAGACACAGTCGTTCCTTTGCCATCATGTAATCCACATTGTCCTAATTAGAGACACGCAGGTAGAGTTTGGTCGATGCTTATATGTTATTGCACAAGTGCAGGAAGTGCGGTGTGTCCCTGCCGTGCAGTGAGCATGAAGAACACTTGCATTGCATCACAGTAAACCTAAGTCGTGTGGTATCCCCATTTCATGATCCTTCTTTAGATTGAGTTAGATAAAGTAATTAGAGAGTAAGCTCAGCTAgctggtagctagctacattatctCTATGTTCTGTTCAGATTCACATGAAGGCTAGGAAAGGTGTAATTAGAAGTTAGCCAGAAACACCAAAGACCCAAGGAGGACACTGCGATACTTATCACAGACTATTTTCATTGGATACAGCGTTACTGTCTTTGTAGTCCCCTGCTGTAGTGTTTCTGTCTTTAATGACTAGGTGTGTTTTTTTACAGGAAGCAATGCATGGCCCAAGGACTGTGCCGCACCACTATGATATTTCTCCTATGGTCAAGCCCCCATACAAAGATATGTTGTTTTGTGATAGTTGATgtgacgtttgtgtgtgtgtgtgtgtgtgtgtgtgtgtgtgtgtgtgtgtgtgtgtgtgtgtgtgtgtgtgtgtgtaaaaaccaTGACCAGGAGCTGGGCCAAAAATTCGAACTCTCCAGTCTTAACCACTGATTTGTGTGGACTGGGTTAGGAGTTAAATGCTACCAAGAGCATGCCTAAATAACTCTTGCTTTCCAAAAGGGGTGGTTGTTAGCTTGGAATGCTAAAAACATTCCCTACCCCCTATCTTTGGAGAGCTTGACTGAATCATTAAGCTGTTGGACATCATTTTGGGATGAATAGAGTCAAAAAACGATTGGCATATGGGTTGTTTTGCACCTTTCCCCCGGATCACAATATCAAATACTAGATTATTGTTAGACAACCATTGTAAAACAGACAAACAAGCATTTTTTCTTGTAGAACTCGAGCAGCCACACTTACAACATGGGTCAGGTTACTATAATGTTTTAATAAAACAAATatctgtacttttttttttttttacaagtaaataaaacaaatatacattttacattaaacagtaaataacaatataAATCATATTGTGTACACATTTACAATATTGGAAACGAACCACGCAGCACCGTGTTCTTATTTATCATACTGGTGTTGACAGAATTCAATAGCTCAGTTAAGTACCACCTCCAGTATAGTATTTACAATACAGTAATTTACTGCAATAATCAAGGTTAGTTTCATAAAAAGAGAAACAAAACAACTCTGCCATTTTTAATGACCTATCGATCTTTCGAAGACACATCCAATGACAACTTCCTTATTCGGCATCCTCCAGCATCCAGGGGAATCAGATTGGTCCATTTTACACCATCGCATCCCTCTGAGCGTATCACTTTTCTCTGGAATCTGTTCTTCCTTtccaggtggtgtgtgtgtgtgtgtgtgtgtgtgtgtgtgtgtgtgtgtgtgtgtgtgtgtgtgtgtgtgtgtgtgtgtgtgtatgtgtgtgtatgtgtgtgtgtgtgtgtgtgtgtgtgtgtgtgtgtgtgtgtgtgtgtgtgtgtgtgtgcgtgcgtgcgtgccagCATCTCTGACAAATGTGTAGGTTATGGGCAGTGTGTCAGCATCTTAGGCAGTGTGTAtgttcagggtgtgtgtgtgtccgcgtcTCTGGCAGGTGTGTAGGTTCCGGTCTGCGGTTCTGCTGACTCCAgggtctttctctcctctctctggtctgcaGGAGAGACCACCTCCACAGTCGCAGCGCTGGAACAGCTCCAGGCCATGGCCACCTTTCCTACGGTGACGCGTGCACACCTGGCCCTTCGTCAGCACCGGCTTACAGATACGAGACCAGAAGTGGCGTGCACAGCACAGACCCTCAGAGCAGTCAGAGGACCTCAGGCAGTTGTCACTTTCCCGAcctagagaaagagtgagagaagagagaggtaaaTATGATGTGTTCTGTGGGAAACTCGGAAAAGGCCTCAAAGCTGGAATTTTTATAATGAAATGTTTTCTTTCAAACCCCTTGGCTTTGTGTTTTCAATGGAAATTTAGTCCGAAGTGGACAGTGTAGGGAGGACAAATCTATAGAATCTTTATGGGTAGTGTttgttgtgtgggtgtgtgcatgtgtgcgtgtgtaataCACACCTACCTTTGACAGAATGTTGTGGTTGACCTTGGGGCAGAGGCAGTCTCTTGCCATGGTGTTCCATGGTGTTGTTCTGCCTATTCCCAACACTGGTAGTGACTACAGCTTCAGCATCTTGATCACTGGCCTGACAAACACCTGAGGGAAAAGGTACACGTTATCAATAAACGCTAATAAAGTTTTCAAGATAATTACAATATCTCATGACACCCCAACATTCTTTATCCATAAGTTATTGTTGTACTCCCAATACCTCTCTTACCACATCATTAAAATTCAATACAAGACATCGCATGAATTAAAAGTATCATCATCTGAAAATGGTTGAAAGGATAACAACATGTAACATGTGGATATGTTGAGCTCACCGTTGATGCAGCGGTTCCCAGCGCAGCACACTGAATCCCTTGCGCACCGCTTCCGGATCTTTCGGCATGGGAGGCACGCGCCTCGGATATCATTGCAGAATTCATCGGTCCCACACTCATCATCATATGTGCAAATAAGCTAAGATAAATAGACATAATAAAATATGTATTTCCATTGGAACATAAATGCAGAACGCATTTCGGTAAAAGCGCAAAGGTAACGTGTCCAACAAACGTTTGGGCATTGGTTAGTGTTGGTATTACGCACAGCTCCTAGAGCTTTCTAGTAGGGTTTCTTACCTGCAAAGTGTCCACGACTGCTTTCTGCCTGTCGCTATCTGGTGAAGACGGGCGTGGGCTCGGACTAACCGTGTCGTTGCCACCAGGCAAGTTCTTGATGGCATTAGAGTTCATTAAAACCGCCCCGGCATAAGCATCCCCAAGGTATCCAAAGAGCATGAGATACACGGCCATAAAACGAAGCACTGACAGATGAGGCATACTTCTTCTTTATGTAAATGATCGGTCTTATAAATAAATCCGTCAAATGTATTGTTAAAAAGTCCGCGTAAGTCTTGTATCCTACCACAAAGTCTCAAGAGGTtgttgttagtagagtattttGACGCATGGCTCTGCGATGTTCTCTTTATACATTTGGGTCTGTATTTATTCCCGCCCCTCGCCGCACACAACAAAGGCAGAGGGTGGAATTTCAAAGGCGTTTAAAATCCTGAGCTCCACTGTACGGAAATGGGCAACCGCCCCGCCAGGATTTCGGTTCACAATGTTTGTGTGATCAACAAGTCTCCATTGGGATTGAACGACACTTAATAAAGGATGCCATTAGGATACAGCTCAGGATAACTCCTGGCTTATTATGGCATTGTAGCCAATACCACATTTCTGTCAACTGGTTAGTGTAGCCAAATGTTGATTAAATTGGCACCAAAGTTATTTACTCACATTTCAGACAGAATAAGTTGTGGAGCTGCTCATATCCAGAACTTCTAATAGACTACGCTTGACGAGCAGTTGACACGGACCCTATTGCTTATTTTTGGTAAGATGGTCTGAAATCTATGAACCGTTCCGGCTCGCACAAGCCGCTCATGCAAGGCTACTTACTGTTTGTACATAGTCTGAAATCTGCGCTCATATCTCGCAAATATTATGATTTAATATAGCATTTTTCCTTATTACAACATCCTATGGTTGAACTGTATCTGTTGTCTGGACACATTCTCCCATTTTTACGCTCTTTTGGGAAAGTTTGGCACAGTGGAAGGGTCTTTCCTAAAGGCGCACTATTTTTCCTTTGACATTCAAGTCGCCTAACTGTCCTTTGGCTGTGTGTACACGGTGATTGGAGCTACTTTCCGTCGATTAACTACTTCATTTGATCTCTCTGATTGCAAAGGGCGCAATTATCCTCTAAGTGTGCTTGATTACACTAGCGGCGGACATCAATATAGGATATGCAAACCATTAAGGGGTGCGAAAGTTTACCGAATTAATGGGCTTCCGTGGAGAGGTCTTTCAGGGCTGACTGGCACATTGAGATAAAAGCCAACTCTGATCTTTCATGCTTGCGATCAGGTTGCGCTTGGGAAGGACACAGGCTAAAAGAGGCCTCCAAATCGGACAGAGTGTCTCTCTGCTCTTCCCATGGCCTGTAGCTCACTCCCACACAAATAGTCTCAAAAAGTTTACAATATATCTAGAAAAGGCACCAAAACAGTTGCTGTTCGGGGTGGGAAAGCGAGGCCGTAGAGAATGTGCTTGCTTCTCTTGTAGgctacagaaatagtttgtcacTTGGTCCCCATCTGGTGGTTTATAACTGTATAGACAATGAAGAAGCAATGTCGACATAAAAATATTGCCAACCTGAACACGAACACGAATTGGCGCTAAAGTATGTCTGGTGGTTTGGTTTGATGCTTTAGCTTTTAACCAACGTGTAAACCAACGTGTGGTTTATAACTGTATAGACAATGAAGAAGCAATGTCGACATAAAAATATTGCCAACCTGAACACGAACACGAATTGGCGCTAAAGTATGTCTGGTGGTTTGGTTTGATGCTTTAGCTTTTAACCAACGTGTAAACCAACGTGAATTAACAAGAACCCCTTTGATAGGTTCAAGTGATCACACAGAGGTGACACACTGTTAGGCCTGTCTCGTGAGTCAATTCCATCTCGGTGAATACACTTTCGATGGGTCTGATTACTggcatctgaatacttatgaactAGATGAAACATCTCTGAAAAGCTTATAAGGTCCTCCTGTCAAAGCCTACAAGTTGCTTTCATTTGAGTCAGGCTACTTTGGGGTGAACAGGAAGATGCTAaccttttgcacactcttgtgg from Oncorhynchus mykiss isolate Arlee chromosome 1, USDA_OmykA_1.1, whole genome shotgun sequence includes:
- the LOC110528940 gene encoding dickkopf-related protein 1, with protein sequence MPHLSVLRFMAVYLMLFGYLGDAYAGAVLMNSNAIKNLPGGNDTVSPSPRPSSPDSDRQKAVVDTLQLICTYDDECGTDEFCNDIRGACLPCRKIRKRCARDSVCCAGNRCINGVCQASDQDAEAVVTTSVGNRQNNTMEHHGKRLPLPQGQPQHSVKGRESDNCLRSSDCSEGLCCARHFWSRICKPVLTKGQVCTRHRRKGGHGLELFQRCDCGGGLSCRPERGEKDPGVSRTADRNLHTCQRRGHTHTLNIHTA